In one Mustela lutreola isolate mMusLut2 chromosome 8, mMusLut2.pri, whole genome shotgun sequence genomic region, the following are encoded:
- the LOC131837940 gene encoding olfactory receptor 8S1-like, whose translation MALGNHSTITEFLLLGLPADHHTQALVFVLFLVIYLLTLSGNLLMILVIRANSHLHTPMYFFLNHLSFLDLCYSSVTVPRMLENLLSEKKTISVEDCLTQAFFVLASGGTEVCLLAVMAYDRYAAICYPLLYGQIMSNELSVGLVWGSWGLAFLDALINTLLAWNLDFCETQVIYNFICEIPSLFPLSCSNSSVNFAVLLFSALLHAFGTFLLVFFSYTRIVATILSMSSTSGRSKAFSTCSSHLTTVSLFYGSGFLRYLMPTSGSPWELFFSMQYSVVTPLVNPLVYSLKNKEVKTALKNMFQKSLQHLR comes from the coding sequence ATGGCCTTGGGAAATCACAGCACCATCACTGAGTTCCTCCTTCTTGGACTGCCTGCTGATCATCATACCCAGGCCCTAGTCTTTGTGCTTTTCCTAGTAATTTACCTCCTGACTCTGTCAGGGAACCTGTTGATGATCTTGGTTATCAGGGCCAATTCTCACCTTCACACGCCCATGTACTTCTTCTTGAATCACCTCTCCTTCCTGGACCTCTGTTATTCTTCAGTCACTGTGCCCAGGATGCTAGAGAACCTCCTGTCTGAGAAGAAAACCATCTCAGTGGAGGACTGTTTGACCCAAGCTTTCTTTGTGCTTGCCTCTGGGGGAACAGAGGTTTGCCTCCTTGCAGTGATGGCATATGACCGCTATGCTGCCATTTGCTACCCTCTACTCTATGGTCAGATAATGAGCAATGAGCTGAGTGTGGGACTGGTATGGGGATCTTGGGGTCTGGCCTTTTTGGACGCTCTCATCAATACCCTCCTAGCTTGGAATTTGGACTTCTGTGAGACTCAAGTCATCTACAACTTCATTTGTGAGATTCCatctctgttccctctctcctgttcCAATAGCTCTGTTAACTTTGCAGTCCTGCTTTTCTCTGCCCTCCTGCATGCCTTTGGGACCTTCCTTCTGGTCTTCTTCTCTTACACACGTATTGTTGCCACCATTCTGAGCATGAGCTCTACCTCAGGCAGAAGTAaggccttctccacctgctcctcccacctcacCACAGTAAGCTTATTTTATGGCTCAGGTTTTCTTCGCTATCTCATGCCAACCTCGGGCTCCCCATGGGAGTTGTTTTTTTCCATGCAGTACAGTGTGGTCACTCCCCTAGTGAATCCCCTTGTCTACAGCCTAAAGAACAAGGAAGTAAAAACAGCTCTGAAAAACATGTTTCAGAAAAGTTTACAACATCTCAGATAG